The Ananas comosus cultivar F153 linkage group 7, ASM154086v1, whole genome shotgun sequence genome has a window encoding:
- the LOC109713480 gene encoding uncharacterized protein LOC109713480 has product MRRRQRVAVVGAGISGMAAAYALAKAGAEVVVYEKEDFLGGHAKTVAVDSVDVDLGFMLFNRVTYPNMMELFESLGVEMERSDMSFSVSLDGGKGCEWGSRSGFSGLFAQKSNAFNPHFWRMLKEIIKFKEDVLKYLEEHENNPDLDRDETLEQFITSHGYSQLFQKAYLIPICACIWPCPLEGVMSFSAFAVLSFCRNYHFLQLFGHSQWLTVKCRSQSYVNKMREELKRMGCQIRTSCAVESVTSIDGGCHVLTIDHSDEIYDSCVICIHAPDAIKILGTQATYDEIRILGAFQFVNSDIYLHHDKTLMPQNLSAWSALNFLGTTQNGVCVTYWLNVLQNLGSTGLPFLVTLNPPRVPDHTLLKWRTGHSVPSVAASKASLELNQIQGKRGIWFCGAYQGHGFHEDGLKAGLAAASGLLGKECALLENPKHFAPSLMERGARFLVTRFLDRFISIGNLTLLEEGGTIFSFGQTNEKCSLKSVLRIRDPLFYWKIATEVDLGFADAYINGYISFVNEQEGLLDFFLILIANRDLRSTSNTAIIKRGWWTPLLLTAGPASAGYFFRHILRQNTVTQARRNISRHYDLSNDLFSLFLDETMTYSCAIFKTKKEDLKVAQLRKLHLLIEKARIDGKQEVLDIGCGWGSLAIEVAKRTSCKYTGITLSEQQLKYATKKVKEAGLQDRITFLLCDYRQLPKSHKYDRIISCGMIEGVGHEYMEEFFGCCESVLAEDGILILQFMSIPEERYDEYRRSSDFIKEYIFPGGCLPSLSRITSAMAATSRLCVEHLENIGIHYYQTLQCWRSNLLANKQKILSLGFDEKFIRMWEYYFIYCAAGFKSRTLADYQMVFSRPGNLKVFNDPFTSYPSA; this is encoded by the exons atgcggcggcggcagcgggtGGCGGTGGTCGGGGCGGGGATAAGCGGAATGGCTGCGGCGTATGCGCTTGCCAAGGCCGGCGCGGAGGTCGTGGTTTACGAGAAGGAGGATTTCTTGGGCGGCCACGCGAAGACCGTCGCCGTCGACAGCGTCGACGTCGACCTTGGCTTCATGCTCTTCAATCGG GTAACATACCCCAACATGATGGAATTGTTTGAGAGTTTGGGTGTTGAGATGGAGAGGTCAGACATGTCCTTCTCTGTGAGCTTGGATGGTGGCAAAGGCTGTGAATGGGGGAGCCGAAGCGGCTTCTCCGGCTTGTTTGCTCAGAAAAGCAATGCATTCAATCCTCACTTCTGGAGAATGCTCAAAGAGATTATCAAGTTCAAGGAGGATGTTCTCAA GTACCTTGAGGAGCATGAGAACAATCCTGATCTCGATCGCGACGAGACTTTGGAGCAATTCATTACATCGCATGGATACTCTCAATTATTTCAGAAAGCTTATctt ATTCCGATCTGCGCTTGTATATGGCCGTGTCCTTTGGAAGGAGTGATGAGCTTCTCGGCTTTTGCCGTGCTTTCGTTTTGTCGTAATTATCATTTTCTTCAG CTTTTTGGCCATTCGCAATGGCTTACCGTCAAATGCCGATCACAATCTTATGTGAATAAG ATGAGAGAAGAGCTGAAAAGAATGGGCTGTCAAATTAGAACCAGTTGTGCAGTTGAGTCAGTCACAAGTATTGACGGAG GTTGTCATGTGCTGACGATAGACCATTCGGATGAGATATACGACAGTTGCGTAATCTGTATACATGCACCAGATGCTATAAAGATTTTGGGAACTCAAGCAACATACGACGAAATAAGAATACTCGGTGCATTTCAGTTTGTAAACAG TGACATATATCTTCATCACGACAAAACTCTAATGCCGCAAAATCTATCAGCATGGAGTGCTCTGAATTTTCTCGGAACCACACAAAATGGTGTTTGTGTCACATATTGGCTGAATGTGCTTCAG AATCTTGGCTCAACCGGTCTCCCCTTTCTTGTGACCCTGAATCCTCCTCGCGTTCCAGATCACACCTTACTTAAATGGCGCACTGGACATTCTGTTCCATCAGTAGCAGCCTCAAAAGCTTCTCTTGAGCTTAATCAAATTCAAGGCAAAAGAGGAATATGGTTTTGCGGAGCATATCAAG GTCACGGTTTCCACGAGGATGGACTAAAG GCTGGACTAGCTGCTGCATCTGGGCTACTCGGAAAAGAGTGTGCTCTTTTGGAGAACCCAAAACATTTTGCACCTTCGTTGATGGAAAGAGGCGCAAGATTTCTAGTTACAAGATTTCTTGATCGGTTTATCTCTATTGGTAATTTAAC GCTGCTGGAAGAAGGAGGCACTATCTTCAGTTTTGGACAAACCAATGAGAAATGTTCCTTAAAATCTGTTTTGAGAATACGCGATCCCTTGTTCTACTGGAAG ATTGCGACAGAAGTTGATTTGGGGTTCGCAGATGCATATATAAATGGTTATATTTCCTTCGTTAATGAGCAAGAAGGCCTCCTGGATTTTTTTCTG ATTCTGATTGCTAACAGGGATCTGAGGAGTACTTCTAACACCGCAATTATTAAGAG GGGTTGGTGGACGCCGTTACTTCTGACAGCTGGACCCGCATCTGCCGGATACTTTTTCCGGCACATTTTGAGGCAGAATACTGTAACGCAAGCTCGTCGAAACATATCTCGCCACTATGATCTG AGCAATGAtttgttctctctctttttggacGAGACGATGACATACTCTTGTGCAATTTTTAAG aCAAAGAAAGAGGACTTAAAAGTTGCGCAGTTACGGAAATTACATCTCCTTATTGAAAAG GCTAGAATCGATGGCAAGCAGGAAGTTCTCGACATTGGTTGTGGATGGGGAAGCCTAGCAATAGAAGTCGCGAAGCGCACCAGTTGCAAATACACAGGAATCACCTTGTCTGAACAACAACTTAAGTATGCTacaaaaaaagtgaaagaagCTGGTTTACAG GACCGCATTACGTTCTTGTTATGCGATTACCGCCAACTCCCAAAATCACACAAATATGACAGGATTATATCATG TGGGATGATTGAAGGAGTCGGCCATGAATACATGGAGGAATTTTTTGGCTGTTGTGAATCTGTTCTCGCTGAAGATGGCATATTAATCCTCCAG TTCATGTCAATACCAGAAGAAAGATACGACGAGTACAGGAGAAGCTCTGACTTCATAAAGGAATACATTTTCCCTGGAGGATGTCTTCCTTCTTTGAGTAGAATAACATCAGCAATGGCCGCCACTTCTAGATTATG TGTTGAGCACCTGGAAAATATTGGCATTCATTATTATCAGACATTGCAATGCTGGAGGAGCAATTTGCTGGCAAATAAACA aaaaattctctctctGGGATTCGATGAAAAGTTTATCCGAATGTGGGAGTACTACTTTATTTACTGTGCGGCCGGTTTTAAATCCCGCACACTGGCCGACTATCAG ATGGTATTCTCGCGGCCTGGTAACCTAAAAGTCTTCAACGATCCGTTCACGAGTTATCCGTCGGCTTAG
- the LOC109713272 gene encoding pentatricopeptide repeat-containing protein At2g13600-like, which yields MNSHARLLKLGLDGDPVVATKLLAAYASLRAPPSLSYADHLFSRVPPRSRDPILLTALLFSAAAAAAASSGDLAAAPSIHAQALRRGLLTNVVVATSLLHMYSKCGALVPSRKVFDEMPLRNTVTYNAMLAAYSNAGSFAPALDLFYRMRCHLVVGVDEFSISSALAACAGLGDLRSGAQIHGFFVVVGFDSDNAIANATANLYFRCGGVSSAERAMEGKAECRSVGSALMMIKGYIFNERYIDALNCLRRHVCSLVELALMDTSVVVLILSACARLGSLGLGKRVHGLALTLGIYWNRNGSNGDSAILGSALIDMYCKCRSINKAWLIFSSLEQKHVSHWNSMITGFIYNGLVDDARRMFDEMPEKNVISWTSMISGYIQHGLPHEGLTLLRRLYSEDGSVQANSVTFATALDACSCMAALDFGKQIHTQALRTLLGGQSNELVVETALVDMYSKSGNLNYARRVFDQMRDKNVVSWTSMITGYSSHGLGLEAIDLLEKMINAGYEPNEVTFIAVLSACSHCGFVEQGMQYFDLMRERYGINPTIDHYTCMVDMLGRAGRLEEGWKFVENYNKEKNSQEGDSIFGALLGGCKLHENVEIGRKVAVKMIEKKQQTSDTYVAVSNLYAAAEMWDEVYKVREEWRKHSGVQGPGQSQVQTS from the coding sequence ATGAATTCGCACGCGCGGCTCCTGAAGCTGGGCTTGGACGGGGATCCCGTCGTCGCCACGAAGCTCCTCGCGGCGTACGCTAGCCTCCGCGCCCCTCCCTCGCTATCCTACGCCGACCACCTCTTCTCCCGCGTGCCCCCGCGCTCCCGCGACCCCATCCTCCTCACTGCGCTCctcttctccgccgccgccgccgccgccgcctcctccggcgacctcgccgccgccccctCCATCCACGCCCAGGCCCTCCGCCGCGGCCTCCTCACCAACGTCGTCGTCGCCACCTCCCTCCTCCACATGTACTCCAAATGTGGCGCCCTCGTCCCCTCCCGcaaggtgttcgacgaaatgcccctCAGAAACACCGTCACTTACAACGCCATGCTCGCCGCATACTCGAACGCGGGGTCGTTCGCCCCCGCGCTCGATCTCTTCTACCGTATGAGGTGTCACCTTGTTGTCGGAGTTGACGAGTTCTCGATCTCGAGCGCTTTGGCAGCATGCGCCGGGCTCGGCGATTTGAGATCGGGCGCGCAAATTCACGGATTCTTTGTAGTTGTCGGGTTTGATTCGGACAACGCAATTGCGAATGCCACCGCCAACTTGTATTTCAGGTGCGGAGGCGTGAGCTCGGCGGAGAGAGCGATGGAGGGGAAGGCCGAATGTAGGAGTGTGGGCTCTGCTCTTATGATGATTAAAGGTTACATCTTTAATGAGAGGTATATTGATGCCTTAAATTGTTTACGTCGTCATGTTTGCAGTCTCGTGGAGCTCGCGTTGATGGATACAAGTGTAGTTGTTTTGATCTTATCAGCTTGTGCTCGTCTCGGGTCGCTGGGGCTTGGGAAGCGAGTCCACGGTCTCGCTCTCACACTTGGTATttattggaatcggaatggttctaatggagaTAGTGCTATTCTCGGCAGTGCTTTGATTGACATGTATTGCAAGTGCCGGAGCATAAACAAAGCCTGGTTAATTTTCAGTAGTTTAGAGCAAAAGCATGTCTCACATTGGAACTCGATGATCACAGGATTTATCTATAATGGTTTGGTCGACGATGCGCGCCGTATGTTTGACGAGATGCCCGAGAAAAACGTTATCTCATGGACGTCGATGATTTCGGGTTATATTCAGCATGGATTGCCGCATGAGGGGTTGACATTATTAAGAAGATTGTATAGTGAAGATGGGTCGGTTCAAGCTAACAGTGTCACTTTTGCTACTGCTCTCGATGCCTGTAGTTGTATGGCCGCGTTAGATTTTGGTAAACAAATTCATACTCAGGCGCTTAGAACGCTACTTGGCGGCCAATCCAATGAGTTGGTTGTGGAAACTGCTCTTGTTGATATGTATTCAAAGTCAGGAAATTTGAACTACGCAAGGAGAGTATTTGATCAGATGAGAGATAAGAATGTGGTTTCTTGGACTTCGATGATTACCGGCTATTCATCTCATGGATTAGGGCTAGAAGCAATTGATTTGTTAGAGAAAATGATAAATGCAGGCTACGAACCAAATGAGGTTACTTTTATTGCTGTTCTTAGTGCTTGTAGCCATTGTGGGTTTGTTGAGCAAGGAATGCAGTATTTTGACTTGATGAGGGAGAGATATGGTATTAATCCAACTATTGATCACTACACTTGCATGGTTGATATGTTAGGGCGAGCAGGGAGGCTCGAAGAGGGTTGGAAGTTTGTGGAGAACTATAACAAAGAGAAAAACTCTCAAGAGGGTGATTCTATTTTTGGTGCGTTGCTCGGGGGTTGTAAATTACATGAGAATGTGGAAATTGGAAGAAAGGTAGCTGTAAAGATGATAGAGAAAAAGCAGCAGACTTCTGATACGTATGTCGCGGTATCGAATCTCTATGCGGCCGCCGAAATGTGGGACGAGGTCTATAAAGTTAGGGAGGAGTGGAGGAAGCATAGTGGAGTCCAAGGGCCTGGCCAAAGCCAAGTTCAAACTAGTTGA